In Thunnus maccoyii chromosome 3, fThuMac1.1, whole genome shotgun sequence, the following proteins share a genomic window:
- the tfe3b gene encoding transcription factor E3b: MSSRVLLRQQLMREQAQEQERREAQQQASASQLRASDSTPAISVTLPPNAARPPPAQVPVEVLKVQTHLENPTKYHIQQAQRQQVKQYLSTTLGNKAVSQTMGVSPVPQCSSAPEVAPTASSAPNSPMALLNIGSNKEEIDDVIDDIISLESSFNDDIITLIDSGLQLPSTLPGNLLDVYHSPGMAAPTLTVSNSCPADLPKIKREITDADAKALMKERQKKDNHNLIERRRRFNINDRIKELGTLIPKSSDPEMRWNKGTILKASVDYIRKLQKEQQRAKDVEMRQKKLEQANHSLMLRIQELEMQARLHGLSTANSISSSLSSDTSLLQQQPVPQSGQSLPPSAGAASSFNLLSMGATAVGPPLPASFLSPPSSDSPAGITISSPLDMGSLSFAELDDPSASALYPDVGLGDILMDEGCTLSPERVEEPLFSPLSPGASKTSSRRSSLEMDEDL; encoded by the exons ATGTCGTCACGTGTGTTGCTGCGGCAGCAGCTGATGCGAGAACAAGCCCAGGAGCAGGAGAGACGTGAGGCCCAGCAGCAGGCCTCTGCCTCTCAGCTCCGGGCTTCCGACTCCACTCCAGCCATCTCTGTCACACTGCCCCCAAATGCTGCCCGTCCACCTCCAGCACAGGTGCCTGTGGAGGTGCTGAAG GTGCAGACCCACTTGGAGAACCCCACCAAGTACCACATCCAGCAGGCACAGAGGCAGCAGGTGAAGCAGTACCTCTCCACCACTCTAGGCAACAAGGCGGTTTCTCAGACCATGGGTGTGTCTCCTGTGCCACAATGCAGTTCTGCCCCTGAAGTTGCTCCTACTGCCAGCAGTGCACCTAACAGTCCCATGGCCCTGCTTAACATCGGATCCAACAAGGAGGAA ATTGACGATGTGATCGACGACATCATTAGTCTTGAATCCAGTTTTAATGACGACATCATTACGTTGATTGACTCAGGTCTTCAGTTGCCTAGCACG CTCCCAGGAAATCTGTTGGATGTATACCATAGCCCTGGAATGGCAGCACCTACTCTCACTGTCAGCAACTCCTGCCCTGCTGATCTTCCAAAAATTAAAAGGGAAATTACTG ATGCAGACGCCAAAGCACTAATGAAAGAAAGGCAGAAGAAAGACAACCATAACCTCA TTGAGAGGAGGCGGAGATTCAACATTAATGACCGTATAAAGGAACTTGGTACCCTGATACCCAAGTCAAGTGATCC TGAGATGCGCTGGAATAAAGGCACTATTCTGAAAGCCTCTGTAGACTACATCAGGAAGTTACAGAAGGAGCAACAGAGAGCCAAGGATGTCGAGATGCGTCAGAAAAAGCTGGAGCAAGCAAACCACAGTTTAATGTTACGCATCCAG gaGCTGGAAATGCAGGCACGGCTCCACGGCCTCTCCACTGCCAACAGCATCTCATCTAGTCTGAGCTCCGATACCTccctgctccagcagcagccagtCCCACAGAGCGGCCAGTCCCTGCCTCCCAGTGCAGGAGCAGCCTCCTCCTTTAACCTCCTCAGCATGGGTGCTACAGCCGTTGGACCTCCTCTGCCAGCCTCTTTCCTGTCACCGCCCTCCTCGGACTCTCCAGCAGGAATCACCATCAGCAGCCCTCTGGACATGGGCAGCCTGAGCTTTGCCGAGCTAGACGACCCCTCCGCCTCAGCACTCTATCCTGACGTGGGTTTGGGAGACATTCTCATGGACGAGGGTTGCACCTTGTCTCCAGAGAGGGTGGAGGAGCccctgttttctcctttgtcaCCAGGTGCCTCTAAAACCAGCAGTCGCAGGAGCAGCCTTGAAATGGACGAGGACTTGTGA
- the si:dkey-245f22.3 gene encoding myoD family inhibitor domain-containing protein isoform X2, which produces MKIKNEKMDDEHGNQSKLQDSLITASESSIVPDNTTADQTGSLAEVSSLEQISTEDTELSSHDFPENTFPNKTIGVPTESNLHNKPKGKETRAVSICGPCSVKKDQPQPLCALLPPSMEACTVYEVSQSFTSISRSQERLKTTTVRSEPTHGDDLCASILLACLFCHPLDCLLATVRGCNACVWSLCSSLCGCESNALQPLLDVTHHCDFCRCLGVRCCLCDCPICDICLQATECLDLAMEISQMLYH; this is translated from the exons ATGAAAA TTAAGAATGAAAAGATGGATGATGAACACGGCAACCAATCAAAGCTCCAGGACTCACTGATCACTGCTTCAGAGTCATCCATTGTGCCTGACAACACCACTGCTGATCAAACAG GATCTCTGGCTGAAGTCTCTAGTTTAGAGCAGATCTCCACTGAGGACACTGAATTATCTTCACATGACTTTCCTGAGAACACATTCCCAAATAAAACAATAG GGGTCCCCACTGAATCCAATTTGCATAATAAGCCAAAGGGCAAAGAGACCCGAGCAGTATCCATCTGTGGCCCATGTTCTGTGAAGAAAGACCAGCCACAGCCTCTATGTGCCCTGCTGCCACCTTCCATGGAGGCTTGCACCGTCTATGAAGTGAGTCAGTCATTCACATCTATCAGCAGGAGTCAAGAGAGGCTCAAAACCACTACGGTCCGCAGTGAGCCAACACATGGAGACG ACCTCTGTGCTTCAATCCTTTTGGCCTGCCTGTTCTGCCACCCACTGGACTGTTTATTGGCTACGGTGAGAGGCTGTAATGCATGTGTTTGGTCTCTGTGCTCATCACTGTGCGGCTGCGAGTCCAACGCCCTGCAGCCTCTCCTGGACGTCACCCACCACTGTGACTTCTGCAGGTGTCTGGGTGtccgctgctgcctgtgtgACTGTCCCATCTGTGATATCTGCCTCCAGGCTACAGAGTGCCTGGACCTGGCAATGGAAATCTCTCAAATGCTGTACCACTAA
- the si:dkey-245f22.3 gene encoding myoD family inhibitor domain-containing protein 2 isoform X3, with translation MDDEHGNQSKLQDSLITASESSIVPDNTTADQTGSLAEVSSLEQISTEDTELSSHDFPENTFPNKTIGVPTESNLHNKPKGKETRAVSICGPCSVKKDQPQPLCALLPPSMEACTVYEVSQSFTSISRSQERLKTTTVRSEPTHGDDLCASILLACLFCHPLDCLLATVRGCNACVWSLCSSLCGCESNALQPLLDVTHHCDFCRCLGVRCCLCDCPICDICLQATECLDLAMEISQMLYH, from the exons ATGGATGATGAACACGGCAACCAATCAAAGCTCCAGGACTCACTGATCACTGCTTCAGAGTCATCCATTGTGCCTGACAACACCACTGCTGATCAAACAG GATCTCTGGCTGAAGTCTCTAGTTTAGAGCAGATCTCCACTGAGGACACTGAATTATCTTCACATGACTTTCCTGAGAACACATTCCCAAATAAAACAATAG GGGTCCCCACTGAATCCAATTTGCATAATAAGCCAAAGGGCAAAGAGACCCGAGCAGTATCCATCTGTGGCCCATGTTCTGTGAAGAAAGACCAGCCACAGCCTCTATGTGCCCTGCTGCCACCTTCCATGGAGGCTTGCACCGTCTATGAAGTGAGTCAGTCATTCACATCTATCAGCAGGAGTCAAGAGAGGCTCAAAACCACTACGGTCCGCAGTGAGCCAACACATGGAGACG ACCTCTGTGCTTCAATCCTTTTGGCCTGCCTGTTCTGCCACCCACTGGACTGTTTATTGGCTACGGTGAGAGGCTGTAATGCATGTGTTTGGTCTCTGTGCTCATCACTGTGCGGCTGCGAGTCCAACGCCCTGCAGCCTCTCCTGGACGTCACCCACCACTGTGACTTCTGCAGGTGTCTGGGTGtccgctgctgcctgtgtgACTGTCCCATCTGTGATATCTGCCTCCAGGCTACAGAGTGCCTGGACCTGGCAATGGAAATCTCTCAAATGCTGTACCACTAA
- the gnl3l gene encoding guanine nucleotide-binding protein-like 3-like protein — MSKAKQKRAKRLGFLGKLKTKDGQKGDASRQTKNKEQSSVQHVKDHRRPEEIRRQRLQDLQEKQKISRERELMKRRNLLSFQNDILQRQKEFEQRETEMQSLEKHVNFENENSRKAYYREFKKVVEASDVILEVLDARDPLGCRCPQVEQAVIQSGANKKIVLVLNKIDLVSKEIVEKWIKYLRNEFPTVAFKASTQQQSKNLKRSNVPVTQATTELLSSSACIGADCLMKLLGNYCRNLDIKTAITVGVVGFPNVGKSSLINSLKRVRACNVGATPGVTKCLQEVHLDKHIKLLDCPGIVMATSTTDAAMILRNCVKIEQLVDPLPPVEAILRRCNKAQIMEHYGVPDFHTALEFLALLARRQGKLRKGGLPDTDKAAKSVLMDWTGGRISYFTHPPETHTLPTHVSAEIVTEMGKAFDWDELEKGNQEVLAESSCSDVQMGFCMETTGMTQGGGEPLSYLEMEGESVEEPEFKDETESMEDDKDPEFGPMTVEIKSQKSKTDLPESDAASRAPDLKDILNVDPLQQGQALLAASKKRKKQQKRADKIATKLSDTLTSAMDFSFSDS; from the exons ATGTCTAAAGCTA AACAAAAACGAGCAAAACGTCTCGGCTTTCTAGGAAAACTGAAG ACCAAAGATGGACAAAAGGGAGATGCTTCAAGGCAGACAAAGAATAAAGAGCAGTCATCTGTGCAGCATGTCAAGGACCACAGAAGACCAGAAGAAATCAGGAGGCAAAGG CTTCAGGACCTccaagaaaagcagaaaatctctAGAGAACGAgagctgatgaagaggaggaatttGCTAAGCTTTCAGAATGACATCCTACAGCGGCAGAAAGAATTTGAGCAGAGG GAGACAGAGATGCAGAGTTTGGAGAAACATGTCAACTTTGAAAATGAGAATTCAAGAAAAGCATATTACAGAGAATTTAAAAAG GTAGTGGAGGCATCAGATGTGATTTTAGAGGTTTTGGATGCACGTGACCCTCTTGGCTGCAGATGTCCTCAGGTGGAGCAGGCAGTCATTCAAAGTGGAGCGAACAAGAAGATAGTGTTAGTGCTTAATAAAATCG ATTTGGTGTCAAAGGAAATCGTGGAAAAGTGGATCAAGTATCTTCGTAATGAGTTTCCTACTGTGGCTTTCAAAGCATCTACTCAGCAACAGTCCAAGAACTTG AAACGCAGTAATGTACCAGTGACACAAGCCACCACAGAGCTTCTTAGTAGCAGTGCTTGTATTGGTGCAGACTGCTTGATGAAGCTACTTGGCAACTACTGTCGCAACCTGGACATAAAGACGGCCATCACCGTAGGTGTTGTAG GTTTTCCTAACGTGGGAAAGAGCAGTTTGATCAACAGTCTGAAACGCGTACGAGCGTGTAATGTTGGAGCCACTCCTGGTGTCACCAA ATGCCTTCAAGAGGTGCATTTGgacaaacacattaaactaCTAGATTGCCCCGGCATTGTCATGGCAACTTCAACGACTGATGCAGCAATGATTCTTCGTAACTGTGTGAAAATCGAACAACTTGTAGATCCCCTTCCACCTGTTGAAGCCATCCTTCGACGCTGCAACAAGGCACAG ATCATGGAGCACTACGGAGTGCCAGACTTCCACACAGCTCTGGAGTTCTTGGCATTGCTTGCTCGACGTCAAGGCAAACTAAGGAAGGGAGGACTGCCCGACACTGACAAAGCAGCTAAGAGTGTATTAATGGACTGGACAGG GGGAAGGATCAGCTACTTCACGCACCCTCCAGAGACACACACTCTTCCTACACACGTCAGCGCTGAGATTGTTACGGAGATGGGAAAAGCTTTTGACTGGGACGAGCTTGAAAAAGGAAATCAGGAGGTTCTGGCAG AGTCATCTTGTTCTGATGTCCAAATGGGATTCTGCATGGAAACCACTGGAATGACACAAGGTGGTGGTGAACCACTCTCGTACCTGGAAATGGAAGGAGAGTCAGTGGAAGAGCCAGaatttaaagatgaaactgAATCTATGGAGGATGACAAGGACCCAGAG TTTGGACCAATGACAGTGGAGATAAAATCTCAGAAGTCGAAGACTGATTTACCTGAAAGTGATGCTGCATCCAGGGCTCCAGATTTGAAGGATATCTTGAATGTAGATCCTCTACAGCAGGGCCAAGCACTCCTTGCTGCCagcaagaagaggaagaagcaacAGAAAAGAGCTG ACAAAATTGCCACCAAACTCTCGGACACCTTGACATCTGCAATGGACTTCTCATTTTCAGATagctga
- the si:dkey-245f22.3 gene encoding myoD family inhibitor domain-containing protein isoform X1 — MMDAKFNSTVKNEKMDDEHGNQSKLQDSLITASESSIVPDNTTADQTGSLAEVSSLEQISTEDTELSSHDFPENTFPNKTIGVPTESNLHNKPKGKETRAVSICGPCSVKKDQPQPLCALLPPSMEACTVYEVSQSFTSISRSQERLKTTTVRSEPTHGDDLCASILLACLFCHPLDCLLATVRGCNACVWSLCSSLCGCESNALQPLLDVTHHCDFCRCLGVRCCLCDCPICDICLQATECLDLAMEISQMLYH; from the exons ATGATGGATGCCAAATTCAATTCCACAGTTAAGAATGAAAAGATGGATGATGAACACGGCAACCAATCAAAGCTCCAGGACTCACTGATCACTGCTTCAGAGTCATCCATTGTGCCTGACAACACCACTGCTGATCAAACAG GATCTCTGGCTGAAGTCTCTAGTTTAGAGCAGATCTCCACTGAGGACACTGAATTATCTTCACATGACTTTCCTGAGAACACATTCCCAAATAAAACAATAG GGGTCCCCACTGAATCCAATTTGCATAATAAGCCAAAGGGCAAAGAGACCCGAGCAGTATCCATCTGTGGCCCATGTTCTGTGAAGAAAGACCAGCCACAGCCTCTATGTGCCCTGCTGCCACCTTCCATGGAGGCTTGCACCGTCTATGAAGTGAGTCAGTCATTCACATCTATCAGCAGGAGTCAAGAGAGGCTCAAAACCACTACGGTCCGCAGTGAGCCAACACATGGAGACG ACCTCTGTGCTTCAATCCTTTTGGCCTGCCTGTTCTGCCACCCACTGGACTGTTTATTGGCTACGGTGAGAGGCTGTAATGCATGTGTTTGGTCTCTGTGCTCATCACTGTGCGGCTGCGAGTCCAACGCCCTGCAGCCTCTCCTGGACGTCACCCACCACTGTGACTTCTGCAGGTGTCTGGGTGtccgctgctgcctgtgtgACTGTCCCATCTGTGATATCTGCCTCCAGGCTACAGAGTGCCTGGACCTGGCAATGGAAATCTCTCAAATGCTGTACCACTAA